Proteins from a single region of Alphaproteobacteria bacterium:
- a CDS encoding STAS domain-containing protein: MCPPVLFLSIVSSMTTLTAQFDNNAAVQFFDGAREWPLTQDVALDAGGVMHITTLAVQTLLSLDTSLRQQGHKLWVINQSKDFTETLTDMGLADILKRWSKE; this comes from the coding sequence ATCTGCCCGCCAGTTCTCTTCCTATCAATAGTGTCCTCAATGACTACATTGACTGCCCAATTTGATAATAATGCCGCCGTACAATTCTTTGATGGTGCGCGTGAATGGCCATTAACCCAGGATGTAGCCCTTGATGCTGGTGGGGTCATGCATATTACAACCCTTGCCGTGCAAACCTTGCTTTCACTTGATACATCGCTTCGCCAGCAGGGACATAAATTATGGGTGATCAACCAATCCAAGGATTTTACCGAAACGCTGACGGATATGGGACTTGCCGACATCCTGAAACGCTGGAGCAAAGAGTGA
- a CDS encoding response regulator produces MSKTVLTVDDSKMMQHMVGFTLKQAGFDVKQAFDGQNALDVLGGQKVDCIVTDLNMPGMDSVEFIKYLRQHPVYKVTPILMLTDQKDEIRKQAGRDAGATGWLVKPFNTDKLINTIKKVTL; encoded by the coding sequence GTGAGCAAGACAGTTCTAACCGTTGATGATTCTAAAATGATGCAGCATATGGTGGGGTTCACCTTGAAGCAGGCTGGCTTTGATGTGAAACAGGCCTTTGATGGCCAGAACGCGCTGGATGTATTGGGCGGCCAAAAGGTTGATTGCATCGTCACTGATTTAAACATGCCGGGCATGGATAGCGTGGAATTCATCAAATATCTGCGTCAGCACCCCGTCTATAAAGTGACGCCGATTTTGATGCTGACTGACCAAAAGGATGAAATCAGAAAGCAGGCAGGACGTGATGCAGGTGCAACCGGCTGGCTGGTTAAACCGTTCAATACCGACAAACTGATAAATACAATAAAAAAAGTAACACTGTGA
- a CDS encoding chemotaxis protein CheA: MDDQLEDFKKTFFEESADLLGMAEMHLMDLSITEPSAESLGAIFRSVHSIKGGAGAFGMERLVKFTHSFESVLDALRSGKISIDKSRHDLLMKGFDVVSDLVREAKGDVQLPADREAAVLAGLNDWWPQEGGHGGGNGAGAAKAAAPVKKIQKFIIRFKPLRTLYAKANEPLLILRQIKNLGNAIIACTTGGIPTLDRFDPEEAYIGWIIQIETDIGEAALMEVFEFVDVDSELSIQLQPDGPQTIDTPFAASAPAISQETHQDVAKTTQAPSPAKEAVKEKEGGEKTAAVTSIRVDLDKIDRLVNMVGEIVITQAMVAEQLKQLDIENKNLMNGLESMQQHTRELQDSVMSIRAQPVKSVFQRMPRLVRELAGTLNKDVRLVTSGENTEVDKTVIEQLSDPLTHMIRNSVDHGIEMPDKREAAGKPREGTILLSAEHRSGRIVIQIVDDGGGINRERVKQKCIEKGLINPDAQLTDEEIDNFIFLPGFSTAEKISNVSGRGVGMDVVKKNIQALGGRVNVVNKPGLGSRFVLSLPLTLAVLDGMVVTVGQERYVLPLTSIIELLRPTPEMISKLITHGDLIHIRGEYIRLLYVHDVFNIRDAITNPADALVVLVEVDGGQKVGLVVDEVIGQQQVVIKSLESNYRQIEGVSAATILGDGRVALILDVIGLRQILLDRAVTKNPAHTLEAAL, from the coding sequence GTGGATGATCAATTAGAAGATTTCAAAAAAACATTCTTTGAAGAATCCGCAGATTTGCTCGGTATGGCGGAAATGCATCTGATGGATTTGTCCATCACCGAACCCAGTGCGGAAAGCCTTGGCGCAATTTTTCGTTCCGTGCATTCGATCAAGGGTGGCGCAGGCGCCTTTGGCATGGAACGGCTTGTCAAATTTACCCATAGCTTTGAAAGTGTGCTGGATGCCCTGCGCAGTGGAAAAATTTCGATTGATAAATCACGCCATGATTTATTGATGAAAGGCTTTGACGTTGTTTCTGATCTGGTGCGTGAAGCAAAGGGCGATGTGCAATTGCCTGCTGACCGTGAAGCGGCAGTGCTTGCCGGCCTTAATGACTGGTGGCCACAAGAAGGTGGCCATGGCGGTGGTAATGGTGCAGGTGCGGCCAAAGCAGCAGCTCCCGTCAAAAAAATTCAGAAGTTTATCATCCGCTTTAAGCCGCTGCGCACGCTTTATGCCAAAGCGAACGAGCCATTGCTTATTTTACGTCAGATTAAAAATCTTGGTAACGCCATCATCGCCTGCACCACGGGCGGTATTCCAACGCTTGACCGTTTCGATCCTGAAGAAGCGTATATCGGCTGGATTATCCAGATTGAAACCGATATTGGCGAAGCAGCCTTGATGGAAGTGTTTGAATTCGTAGATGTGGATTCAGAATTATCTATTCAATTACAACCCGATGGCCCGCAAACCATTGATACGCCGTTTGCAGCTTCCGCGCCTGCAATCAGCCAAGAAACCCATCAAGACGTTGCAAAGACGACGCAAGCTCCTTCGCCAGCTAAAGAAGCTGTAAAAGAGAAAGAAGGGGGCGAAAAAACTGCAGCCGTTACATCTATCCGCGTTGACTTGGACAAGATTGACCGCCTTGTGAATATGGTTGGCGAAATTGTGATTACGCAGGCCATGGTTGCCGAGCAATTAAAGCAACTTGATATCGAGAACAAGAATTTGATGAACGGCCTTGAATCGATGCAGCAACACACACGTGAATTGCAGGATAGCGTGATGTCGATACGCGCGCAGCCTGTCAAATCGGTATTCCAGCGAATGCCACGTCTAGTGCGCGAGCTGGCCGGAACTCTGAATAAGGATGTGCGCTTGGTAACATCCGGCGAAAATACGGAAGTTGATAAAACAGTCATTGAACAGCTCAGTGATCCATTAACCCACATGATCAGAAATTCCGTGGATCACGGAATTGAAATGCCGGATAAGCGCGAAGCAGCGGGTAAGCCGCGTGAAGGCACTATTCTATTGTCAGCTGAACATCGTTCCGGTCGTATCGTTATTCAGATTGTTGATGATGGCGGCGGCATCAACCGTGAGCGCGTTAAGCAAAAGTGCATCGAAAAAGGCCTTATCAATCCCGATGCACAGTTGACGGATGAAGAAATCGATAATTTTATTTTCCTACCCGGTTTTTCAACTGCTGAAAAAATCTCCAACGTATCCGGACGCGGCGTAGGGATGGACGTGGTAAAGAAAAATATCCAGGCCCTTGGTGGCCGCGTTAATGTTGTAAACAAGCCGGGTCTTGGCTCACGCTTTGTGCTATCGCTGCCGCTTACGCTTGCGGTGCTGGATGGCATGGTGGTGACGGTTGGGCAGGAACGCTATGTTTTGCCATTGACCAGTATTATTGAATTGCTACGACCCACGCCGGAAATGATTTCCAAGCTGATTACGCATGGTGATCTTATTCACATTCGCGGTGAATACATCCGTTTGCTATATGTGCATGATGTATTCAACATCCGCGATGCCATTACCAATCCTGCAGATGCGCTGGTGGTATTGGTCGAAGTGGATGGTGGCCAGAAAGTCGGCCTAGTGGTGGATGAAGTGATTGGCCAGCAGCAGGTTGTGATCAAGAGCCTTGAATCCAACTACCGCCAGATTGAAGGTGTTTCTGCCGCCACCATTTTGGGTGATGGCCGTGTTGCCCTTATTCTTGACGTGATTGGCCTGCGGCAAATTTTGCTTGATCGCGCTGTCACAAAAAATCCCGCCCATACCCTCGAAGCAGCTTTATAA
- a CDS encoding chemotaxis protein CheW: protein MAKTSANTPARIDEDGKGEDGVANLQFITFRVGKEEYGVDIMAVREIKGWVPATRLPNSPHFVRGVINLRGIMVPIYDLRARFGGGETEITRTHVVIIVKVGERMFGVLVDGVSDILTITEDQIKPAPEMDSTVDSAYLRGLITIKERMVALLVLEKLFTSNDVDEAKLIAESAA, encoded by the coding sequence ATGGCAAAAACATCGGCAAATACCCCCGCACGGATTGATGAAGATGGTAAGGGCGAAGATGGCGTTGCAAACTTGCAATTCATCACCTTCCGTGTTGGCAAGGAAGAGTATGGCGTGGATATTATGGCTGTGCGCGAAATTAAAGGCTGGGTTCCCGCAACACGTCTTCCTAACTCTCCGCATTTTGTGCGCGGCGTAATTAATCTGCGCGGTATTATGGTGCCGATTTATGATTTACGCGCACGCTTTGGCGGCGGGGAAACTGAAATCACCCGCACCCATGTGGTGATTATCGTAAAAGTGGGCGAGCGTATGTTTGGTGTGCTCGTGGACGGGGTGTCAGACATCCTAACCATCACCGAAGACCAGATTAAACCAGCCCCAGAAATGGATTCGACCGTGGATAGTGCTTATTTGCGCGGCCTTATCACCATCAAGGAACGCATGGTTGCGCTTCTGGTGCTTGAAAAGCTGTTCACCTCGAATGATGTGGACGAAGCTAAGCTGATTGCTGAAAGCGCCGCATAA
- a CDS encoding chemotaxis response regulator protein-glutamate methylesterase has product MTSSPIKVIIVDDSALMRQILTELLSCDDIKVVGSAPDPILARELIKQHNPDVLTLDIEMPKMGGLEFLERIMTLRPMPVIMISSLTALGADSTVRALELGAVDYVTKPTNDLHKEMHVLADELRNKVRVAAKAKVHPYVMPVRKPYEKKVQPVAEVVPPSQQQLIAIGASTGGVEAITEVLTGMPPESPPIIITQHMPEKFTASFAHRLNSITPIRVAEAKDGDRLEQGHAYIAPGGFQMELAKSGNVFSCKVYQGETVSGHRPSVDVLFRSVAKHAGRQAVGVILTGMGRDGADGLLEMRKAGAQTIGQDEASCVVYGMPKVAFDLGAVEMQTTLKDINKQLIKLLKLNSAQ; this is encoded by the coding sequence ATGACATCTAGCCCGATTAAAGTAATCATTGTCGATGATAGCGCCTTGATGCGCCAGATCCTTACGGAACTGCTCAGCTGCGATGACATTAAAGTTGTGGGCAGCGCTCCTGATCCAATCCTAGCGCGCGAGCTTATCAAACAGCACAACCCCGATGTTCTTACGCTGGATATCGAAATGCCGAAAATGGGTGGGCTGGAATTCCTTGAACGCATCATGACACTGCGCCCGATGCCGGTGATTATGATTTCAAGCTTAACAGCACTGGGCGCTGATTCTACGGTGCGCGCGCTCGAACTGGGCGCTGTTGATTATGTAACCAAGCCCACAAATGATTTGCATAAGGAAATGCATGTGCTGGCTGATGAGTTGCGTAACAAGGTACGCGTTGCCGCAAAAGCAAAAGTCCATCCTTATGTCATGCCTGTGCGCAAGCCTTATGAAAAAAAGGTGCAACCGGTAGCGGAGGTTGTCCCGCCATCGCAGCAACAGCTTATTGCAATTGGCGCATCAACAGGCGGCGTTGAAGCCATCACCGAAGTATTAACCGGCATGCCGCCTGAATCGCCGCCTATTATCATTACCCAGCACATGCCGGAAAAATTTACAGCATCATTTGCGCATCGTTTGAATTCCATCACGCCCATTCGTGTGGCTGAAGCAAAAGATGGTGATCGTTTGGAACAAGGCCATGCCTATATCGCGCCAGGTGGTTTTCAAATGGAGCTGGCAAAATCAGGGAATGTCTTTTCATGCAAAGTGTATCAGGGTGAGACAGTTTCAGGTCACCGCCCATCGGTTGATGTGCTGTTCCGTTCTGTTGCTAAACACGCAGGTCGCCAAGCCGTTGGCGTTATCCTAACCGGAATGGGTAGGGACGGCGCGGATGGATTGTTGGAAATGCGTAAAGCAGGCGCGCAAACCATCGGTCAGGATGAAGCAAGCTGCGTCGTTTACGGTATGCCCAAAGTCGCCTTCGATCTTGGCGCTGTTGAAATGCAGACCACGCTAAAAGATATAAATAAACAGCTTATAAAGCTATTAAAGCTCAATTCCGCCCAGTAA